In Aspergillus fumigatus Af293 chromosome 6, whole genome shotgun sequence, the genomic window CGCTTGGAGGGCCTGTTGGAACGTGTCGGCATATTGCTGGACCGTCTGCTCGCCGTGCACGGAAGGATTGTACACCAAGCGGAAACGAGCATCAGCTTCGACCAGGAGACTCAGCGCAAAGGTCGTGTTCTCGAAGAACTGCTCCTTTTGCGGCGGGATGGGTTGGTCGTAGGTTGGGAAATCATACTGCGTCGCCAGCAGAGAGTCGACCCGGTACCCGATTTGATCTGGGGCAGACCATGCGTAGGTGCTAATGGTTGCCAAACCTTCGAACGTGGTCTGCAGCTGGCGCTCAATCGAGGCTTCTCCGTCAATGCGGCATACCAGGGGCAGAGTGGCCATCAATGGGCCGACGGCCTGCGCATCGTCTGGGAGGATCTCGCGGCCAGAGAAGACAACTCCCAGAGTTACCAGGGTGGACTTGGTCGTCCGAGCAATCGTCATGGCCCACGCCGTGTAGTAGACGGCCGCTAGGGTGACACTGCAGCTGGATGCGAGTCGGTGTAACTCGTCCACGCCGCCCACATGCTTGAACAGCACCTCCTGAGCGAGGTACGGCCGTGCTACAGGCGTTGTGGTTGCCTCTGCTTTCGTGAGTGACCGTACCGGCTGCAGATACTGCTCCCAGAACCGCCGTGCCTCGGTGtctctctgcttctgcacGCTCAGCAGATTCCACGCTGCGTCTACAAAGGAAGAGACCCGGGAGGATGCGACACCCTGGCTTGCCTGCTGCACCCGAGCCAGAATGAGTCCCAGGGAGTAACCATCGATCAGGCTGTGGTGGGCCGTCCAGACGACAGTCACTTCaccctcgtcgtcatcgtcgtcattCGGCATAAATTTCATAAATTCCAAACGCATTCCCAGTCCAACCGGCAGACGGGAAGGATCGCTCAAGGCAGCATTGTAGTCTTCCCGGCGGTGAAAGGTAATCTCCTGCGGCTGGCACCGTGGCTGAGCGTGAACGATCTGCACACCGGGCCCGATATCCAGCGCAATCTGCGTTCGGAAGACCGGTTCACTGAGGACGACCTGTCGCCATGCATTGCAGATGTGCTCGGCCGAGGCCAGGGGATACGATTGCCGCAGCTGGTTCGTGTTGGTCCCATCGCTTTGGAAAATAGGAGCGCTCAGTTGTAGCTGAAGGGGAGTCAACGGAGCGACGTCAATGTCGCCCAAGAGATGAAGGGCCGCAGCAACCTCGGCCTTGAGGGATAATCGGTGGTCGATTTGCTCCTCCTTGTCTGGCAAAGGCAGACCAGAATGAGCAAGGTCACGAGCATACGGGAGAATGCCTCTGACTGTTGGATGTAGGTACAGATCCCGGGTAGTGAGGAGGATGCCTCGCTCACGGCACAGGGAGGTGAATCGAAGAGCAGCAAGGGAGTTTCCGCCCATGGCGAAGAAATTGAAATCTTTGGACGCCGACGCCGACGGGAGATCCAACCCCAACGCGGTATACATGCATTCGGCTATGACTTGCTCGCGCTCCGTAGGACGCTCGCCCCCTGTGGTCTCTTCATCATCGGTGCCCTCGCAGAGACGCGCCTGATACTCTTTCAGCATGTTCTCAATGGCCTTGGTATCAATCTTGCCGTTGGCTGACAGTGGAAACTGATCGACAGCCAAGTATCGTCCCGGCCGATGGAAAGAAGACAGCCGACGGTCCGCCTCGCTCTGCAGGCCGTCCAGATCTGCAGTTGCCGGGGTCACCAGCGCAACCAAGAGACCGTTGATCAGCGAAGCATAGACGTCGGTGACACCGAAGCCCATCTGGCGTAGCGGTTCCTCGACATCGGCGGGTAGATTGACGAGGAATCCGCGGTTCTTGACGGTGCGATCACTGCGGCCGCGGAATTCCACCACGCGCTGGCCGTCGTTACGGCGTGTCCACCGTCCTTGGTCGCCGGTGCGATAGACTCGCTTGCCGTGCCACTCGATAAACTTCTCGGCTGTTAGTGCGGCATTTCGGTAGTAGCCGTGGGCCAGGCCGACGCCCGCAATGGcaatctccccttcctcgccttcttcctcgaccgGGAGGAGCGTATCCGGCTGTAGCAGGTATACCGGTCCATTGGGCATTGGGCGACCGATAATACTGCGATTGATCATTCCCGTCTCCTGACAGACCTCTACTTCCTGCATCAACGAGGCACAGGTGGTTTCAGTAGGACCGTACGCGTTCAGGATGCGAACGCCGAATTGAAGCCAGCTGGACAACAGCGGGGCGGGTGGCGACTCTCCACCCAACAGAATAGTATGGACGTAGGGATAGCTGTCTGGCAGGGCCGTCGGCAGGGGTAGTGTTGCCAGGATTGACGGCGTCGACGCGAGGATGGAGCAGGACTGCGCTTTGTCGAAGAGGGTGTCCATCGTGGCGGGGACCACGATGCCCGAGTTGCCTAGAATGGAAAACAGCATGCCCGTAGAGGCTATGCCGTGAGCGTTTTGGTCGTAGAAGACAGGTCCGGATGCTTACCATCAAAGGATACCGACAGGATATGCAGTACCCGGTCTCCCGGCTGCACATCCATGTTGAATGGACTGGTCTGAGCATAATTGGCTACGGCACGATGTGGAATCATGACTCCCTTGGGCACACCTGTGCTCCCACTGGTAAAGATCAAACAAGCGAGGTCTTCGGGAGCGATGTCGGGAATGACCTTTGTGGTGCTGCGGTCCGTCGATAGAGTCGTCACATCGGCGCTGGTCAGATGGATGACTTTGTGCCGCGGGCTTTCGAACGGCTCGACGGTTGTGTTGATCAGAATCCGGCTGTCTGTCCCGTCCAGCACGGCCTGGATCCGCTCTGATGACCACGAGCTGCGGTCCAGAGGAACGTAGCAGGCGTGGGCCTTGAGGATGGCAAGCAGCGCGACAACATTCCGGGTGCCGTGCTCAGTAAGTAAGAGGACCGCTTCCCCAGGGACTACTCCTTCTTGCTTTAGCTTTCGGGCCAGGTTCGATGAGGCCACATCGAGTTCGGTATAGGTGAGCGAGCCGCTCTCATGATCGACTGCCAGCTGGTGTGGTGTCCGAGCGACGGACCGGTCAAAAAGCTGGCAGAGGTCGAGCGCTACTACTGATGGCATGATGCAGAGCGTAGGGTTGAGCCAGACAATAATCGAGTAGATATTCAAAAAGCAGCAGACATGCCCAACTTTCTTCCTGTTGAGAGAACTTCGGTGGGGGTTGACTTCGAGGTAAGTCGATGCTTCATATGGCTATCTCTCGGGGATGGCCGGGGATGGCTCATGCAGTCCAGTGGGAGGTATTCAATTGGACTCCACATGCTGTTCCTATTGGCATCCACTATTGCCACTCCTGGTATAGGCACTATCCCGTTTTCCGGATGAGTTTGGCCTCCGAAAAGTCGGCCTCCGAGCAGGGCTTCAGCGGTAGGCCTTGCAGCGGCGGTCGCTGCTGTTAAGGTATGGACAAGCCCCTATTCACTACGGTTTCGACCCGTCGTTTGGCACTTTCAAACCGTCTTGCCATGGCTTTCACACTGACTATACTCGTTCCCTGCATGGTGCTGGCCCTCGTGGCGGCCCGGCCCGTTCTCTACTGGGTTCTCTCCGTCGTCATAGACGTATGGCTTTTTTGATGCTCCTTCTGAAGATGACTGACTTGGGCAACATAGGCCTTTCTACGATGGAAATACCCTCTGCCTCATCACGCAGGGTCCAAACCCATGCCTCGTGCCCGTTATACATGGCCCAACGGTCAAGGCACGGAGAAGTTCTTCAATGGACGTTCCGCTGCCAGACAGTGGCGACAGAGATGGGGTCCGATATACCAGATCTGGTCCGGCTGGTGCCCTGAAATGTGAGTTTGAGCTTTCCCCTTGGCACGGTCCCAGCGGCTAATGCTGACGATAATAGTGTGCTGACCACTCCTACCCACGCCGTCCAGTTCTTCCGCAACTCGCACCGTCACACCAAAGCAGTGAACAATGATTCCGGCTGGTTGTTTGGAGAGGTCCTTGGCGTCTGTGTCGGCTTACTCAGTGGCACCGACTGGAAACGAGTCCGGCAGCAGGTCGAAGACGGCTTTTCACGCCCAACTGCGGCTCGGTATACGGGTGACCTGGTCTTTCTGGCCCGCGAATATCTCCAAAATACCCTGCTCGCCTCATCTGAGCAGAGCCTCGAAAACAAAGGAATTATCCACGTTGAGCCAGCTAAGACTCTACAGTTCTATCCCTTTCTGTCGGTGGCGCAGATCTTGTTCGGACGCTTGAGCCCGATGCAACGCACCCAGCTGACCACGCTCGCTCCGTTGCGAGAAGAGTTATTCAAGGAGGTCATTCGGGGGGGCATCAATCGCCTCTCCATCGCGCCTTGGTTCAAGTCACGGGGAGTGCGCCTCTTGAACGAATTCCAAACGCAGTGGGAACAGTTTGTCGAAGACGCCTACCATGCAGCCGTCAAGCGCAACCAATCCCCTAGGCCACTGGTCATCGGTCTTTGGGAGGCCTACCAGGCGGGGACCATCAGCAAACGCGAAGTAAGTGCTTGTCCCGACACATGAATCGGATGTGCTGACTCGGGTAGTGCCTGCAAACCCTCGACGAATCGCTCTACGCTAATCTGGACGTCACCACACATGCCCTGTCGTGGAACGTCTTGTTACTGGCCGAGAATGGCGAGGCCCAGACGGAACTGCGACAGGAAGTGCTGTCTGCGCTGCAAAGCGAGGCAAGCGAGTCGTACGAACGATACATTGACCGGGATGACACATTCCTGGCTGCCTGCATCCTGGAATCCGCACGGCTGCGCCCAATCCTGCGTGAGCATACACATGTGCATGGGGATGACACGTTTCACTAACGTACCTTTGGCAGCATTTTCCAACCCTGAATCGGCGCCCGAGGATCTATACGTGGATGGCTATCTCATCCCAGCCAATGTATGTAACTTGCCGTCGCTGAAATCCAGGGGGCATTCTGCTGATATCATCCAGACCAATGTTATTGTGGACGCTCAAGCGATCAACATCGACAACCCGTACTGGGTCAACGGAACGCAATACAATCCTCGACGGTTCTTCAGTCTCAACAAGTCTGATGTATGGTCGCCGTCTGCAGTTTCTAGTTTCAACCTCACTGACGTTGCAGGTCCGCCATAACATGTGGCGCTTCGGGTTTGGACCTCGCCAATGCCTCGGCAAGCATATTGGCGAGCGGATGCTGAAGGCGATTGTTGCTGAGATTATTCGACAGTATGtcatctcgatctcggctGACAGTGCTTTGAAGAATGATCTGCAGGAGGATAGCTGGGTGGGCTTGCCCGCAACGCGGATTCAGTGTGTGCCGGTAGGACGCGAGGTCGAGAAGAATTAAGTAGTCCAATGTAACATAATTGGCCTGTCCGTTGTGATTTGACCTAATTGCGCGAGTGCTCTCCAAGCCTGTATGACTGGCAGTTGGACAATATCGATCTATGTATGTCTTCCTGGAAGCACAGTCGGATGAAGTCAATTCAGTCAATCCGCTTTAGCAGTGAACAATCAGCACAACACCTTGTAAACCCATTGCCTTGATAAATCATTGCTATCATCACATACATGCACACAGTCCAGTTCGAGCAAGCCAAGTCATTCACACTCCTATGTACACATCCAACTCACATCGGCCGAAAGTCGATGATACACGGCCAGGCGCGACGCACCCGATGCACCTGGTATAACTTCCACCCGGCCAACTCTCCCAGCCGCTTCCAGTCCTCCAGCGACCGCTCCTTGCCATTGCAggtgatcatcatgatcagaTCGCCGTATCGCGGCAAACGGCCTGATCGGCCGGGCGACTTGATCGACTCCACGACCAGGAAGCGACTGACAGACGACGGCACGATACTCCGGCGCACATTCTTCAGGATCGTCAGCACATCGTCGTCGACCCAGTCATGCAGACACCATTTCATGGTGTACACCGCGGACGGCGGGATCTGCTTGGTGAAATCGCCGACGACGAGCTGCTGCACGCGCGACCCGATATCGCTGAATCGACCATGCGGCTCGCGGAACTCCGGCGTGATCAGCTCAATGACCGACTGGATATCCATGAGACTCCCCCGGAGGTGGGGATGCGCCCGGAGCAGCGAGGCCAGGAAGGCTCCGGACCCGCCGCCGATGTCCAGGATGGGTTCGCTGCCGATCTCCTCCCAGGGATAATCGACGGTCAGGCCGCGGGCTTGCGCGACGGCGCCCGCGCCCAGGGTCTTCTGGAACTTTGCcagcttctgctccttggcgAGGTACTCGAAGAGGTCGAGGTCGGTGCCGTAGGCGATCTGGGCGGCGGTGCGGCTCTCGCCGAGTCGGACGGCCTGGGGCATGGCGCGGCTGACGTCGAAGAACTCGTTGGGGTACAGATCGGCCCAGAGGTGCCACTGGGTCCAGTGGTCgtggcagaggaggagagatgcACGGTTGTTGCTGTAGGTGTCGTCGGCCGGATTGTAGGCGaagatgccattgctgaCGAGGGTGTCCAGCAGCTGGGCGAGCCGCTCGGGCTGAATGCCGCACCGCAGACCGAGCGTTGATACAGGCTGGGGACCGTTTTCCGCCAGTCGGTCTGCCACTTGCGCTTCGACGACGGTCCAGAGCGTCTTACTGTTGAGATAGCCTCGAGACACACTGTCAGTACGGAAACTCCATGTGCTTGGAGGACTCCCCGCTTACCGAAGAAGCCATCAGTTAACAAGGAGACGGACGGCACGAGCTGCAGTTGAAGCTTGTCCATACTGTCGACCAGATCTAATGCCAGCTGCTCTAGCTCCTTGTCGGGGAGCTGGTCCGGATGATGCAGCTGCTCATTCAGCCAGGACTGAACCTCAGGCGCCTCGATGGCGGATTGGACGCGCTGCACATGTGCCTGTAGCTCGCGCAGGTCGTTGACTATGGCTTTGAATTCCGTGCGCGGTGCGGCGGTGCCGCTCAGGGTGTTGTTCTCTAGCAGACCGGGCGCCATGGTTCTCTTGCTCGTTAGCTTTGCTTGAGGTCTAGGATTGCATACCTGTTGATGTGAGCACTCGGATACATATACTGAGCACTGTCGGAGACATATGGAGACATAGCCACTTTTCGGTCTCCGAACTACCTTGATGGTTCTATTCGGTGACCAACTTAATCTCTCGATGGGATCAGTAAATTACTGACTGAATGCGTCCAGAATCTTCATAAGCGCGAAATACCGCATACTGTAGTCGCGGTAGAACCGTAGGGCTGGTCGACCCAGGGCCAAGACATCGGGCTAGGGAGGGAGCAACCCAGATCAACAGAAGATTCGGAATAAATTCAGTGGTATTCGAAGCTGAATTACTTATATACAGTAGAAGACTAAAAATCACGCCTCTAACATGCCATACTCTTTCTCGCCATGGCCAAACCCCGCGACGCGCTGCCAGGCCCGCTTGACGGCCTCACGTTCACCCATGCGAACCGACCACTCCTGCAGCTTTGGCCATTTCTCAAACTCCAGGCCGAACAGTTCCGCCGTGGACTTCATGGCAAAGGGCAAGGTGGCGATATCCGCAATGGTCGGTCGGTCCTTCAGAGCCAGGTACTGCTGGCCGGGTTCGTTGAGCCGACGTTCTAGAATATCATATTGCACCGTAATGTTGCTGCGCAGTCTGCAACCCATATTAGACAAACTGTTCCCGGGCAAATGAGAGAGGCCGGAATTACTTCTCGATTGTTTTGGGCAACTTCTCCGGGTGCAGCTTGTAGAAATACAGCCAGTACTTGGCCGTGGGCCCCAGCGCCGCCGTATGCAGAGTCAACCAGTTGTTGATCTCAGACCTCTCTTGCACGTTGCGTCCGCCAAGGGTCCCGTCCTTGTCATATGCATCGGCAATGTACATCAGGGTCGACGTCGATTCCCAGGCGCGGAGGGTGTCTCGGCCGTCGGGGGAGCGGTCCAGGATGGCGGGCACCATCTTGTGGGGATTGATCTCGCTGAACCAGGGGGCAGACACCTTTTCGACGACATAGATATCGTGAGGGACTccgagctcttcgaggagaaTCAACGGTTTGACGGTGTTGTGTGTGGACGTGGCGGTGCCTGTAGTTGACTGCATGAGAGGAGACTTGCTGATGCGTCGACTCGACTCACCTTTGACCACGAAAAGCACCAACCTGTTGACTACAAGATCGGAGGGTCGCTCGGACATTCTGACGAGTGTGGAACAGTCCAAGAACTGGTAATGGTTGGTGAAGTTAGCAAGGGTAGGGGCATACAATATCTGTGGCTTTTGGCCCTGCTATATCTATGGCCAACCGCCTCTTGTAgccacccccccccccccccccccaacgCGCCATCCGAATTTTCGGAAGCCGTCGGTGCGTTGAGCAGTAGCTAAAATTGATAGAGAGACAATTCCCTGGTCCCCCTGCTTACAGAACGCAAAGAGCAAGCAACATGGGGAAAGCAGCGTTGCAAGACCCTCATGGGGGAATCTGGTACTTTGCCTACGGCTCCAACTTACGCCTCTCGGTACTGGAGAATCGAGGCATCAAAGCACTGGATATCAAGGCCGTCATTGTCCCCTCGCACTACCTGACCTTCGACATCTTTGGCATCCCGTACGCGGAACCTTCCTTTGCCAGCGTCGCCCCCTTTGCCCGCGAGAAGAAAACCACCCTGCGACTGGGCGATTCACCCGCTTCTCGCGACGTTCCGCCGGTTCAGGGACTCGCCTATCTTTTAAATCCCAGGGATTACCGGCAGCTGGTCATCAGCGAAGGCGGCGGCGTGGCTTACGATGAGGTCGAGGTCCATGCCTCGATCCTCGACAAGGACGGCAAACCCGACCCCGGCGCGACCCTGATTGCTCGGACCTTGCAAGCCAAGTACCCCTGGCGACCTAACGGTGCGCCCAGTGCGCGCTACCTGGTGAGCGGCCCCGGAACAGAATCATGCTCTGCGATACTGATCGGAAACAGGGCCTCATCTCGACGGGGTGCAAACAGAATGAGCCGCTCACGGCATACAGCGACTATATTG contains:
- the gliC gene encoding cytochrome P450 monooxygenase gliC, translating into MPRARYTWPNGQGTEKFFNGRSAARQWRQRWGPIYQIWSGWCPEIVLTTPTHAVQFFRNSHRHTKAVNNDSGWLFGEVLGVCVGLLSGTDWKRVRQQVEDGFSRPTAARYTGDLVFLAREYLQNTLLASSEQSLENKGIIHVEPAKTLQFYPFLSVAQILFGRLSPMQRTQLTTLAPLREELFKEVIRGGINRLSIAPWFKSRGVRLLNEFQTQWEQFVEDAYHAAVKRNQSPRPLVIGLWEAYQAGTISKRECLQTLDESLYANLDVTTHALSWNVLLLAENGEAQTELRQEVLSALQSEASESYERYIDRDDTFLAACILESARLRPILPFSNPESAPEDLYVDGYLIPANTNVIVDAQAINIDNPYWVNGTQYNPRRFFSLNKSDVRHNMWRFGFGPRQCLGKHIGERMLKAIVAEIIRQYVISISADSALKNDLQEDSWVGLPATRIQCVPVGREVEKN
- the gliM gene encoding O-methyltransferase gliM, whose amino-acid sequence is MAPGLLENNTLSGTAAPRTEFKAIVNDLRELQAHVQRVQSAIEAPEVQSWLNEQLHHPDQLPDKELEQLALDLVDSMDKLQLQLVPSVSLLTDGFFGYLNSKTLWTVVEAQVADRLAENGPQPVSTLGLRCGIQPERLAQLLDTLVSNGIFAYNPADDTYSNNRASLLLCHDHWTQWHLWADLYPNEFFDVSRAMPQAVRLGESRTAAQIAYGTDLDLFEYLAKEQKLAKFQKTLGAGAVAQARGLTVDYPWEEIGSEPILDIGGGSGAFLASLLRAHPHLRGSLMDIQSVIELITPEFREPHGRFSDIGSRVQQLVVGDFTKQIPPSAVYTMKWCLHDWVDDDVLTILKNVRRSIVPSSVSRFLVVESIKSPGRSGRLPRYGDLIMMITCNGKERSLEDWKRLGELAGWKLYQVHRVRRAWPCIIDFRPM
- the gliG gene encoding glutathione S-transferase gliG, which translates into the protein MSERPSDLVVNRLVLFVVKGTATSTHNTVKPLILLEELGVPHDIYVVEKVSAPWFSEINPHKMVPAILDRSPDGRDTLRAWESTSTLMYIADAYDKDGTLGGRNVQERSEINNWLTLHTAALGPTAKYWLYFYKLHPEKLPKTIEKLRSNITVQYDILERRLNEPGQQYLALKDRPTIADIATLPFAMKSTAELFGLEFEKWPKLQEWSVRMGEREAVKRAWQRVAGFGHGEKEYGMLEA
- the gliK gene encoding gamma-glutamyl cyclotransferase gliK — protein: MGKAALQDPHGGIWYFAYGSNLRLSVLENRGIKALDIKAVIVPSHYLTFDIFGIPYAEPSFASVAPFAREKKTTLRLGDSPASRDVPPVQGLAYLLNPRDYRQLVISEGGGVAYDEVEVHASILDKDGKPDPGATLIARTLQAKYPWRPNGAPSARYLGLISTGCKQNEPLTAYSDYIDSLPAYEPPTSLHAKVGGLLFLMFWRPPLRLLIRLIRVNTDQDGHCPQWLGWIILTLYGLMWSYHDNIHSKIWGRGDGRKLHFEETPAKEVPVRH